In Panthera leo isolate Ple1 chromosome E3, P.leo_Ple1_pat1.1, whole genome shotgun sequence, a genomic segment contains:
- the ARPC1B gene encoding actin-related protein 2/3 complex subunit 1B yields MAYHSFLVEPISCHAWNKDRTQIAICPNNHEVHIYEKSGAKWVKVHELKEHNGQVTGIDWAPESNRIVTCGTDRNAYVWTLKGRTWKPTLVILRINRAARCVRWAPNENKFAVGSGSRVISICYFEQENDWWVCKHIKKPIRSTVLSLDWHPNNVLLAAGSCDFKCRIFSAYIKEVEERPAPTPWGSKMPFGELMFESSSSCGWVHGVCFSASGSRVAWVSHDSTVCLADADKKMAVATLASETLPLLALTFITENSLVAAGHDCFPVLFTYDSATGTLSFGGRLDVPKQSSQRGLTARERFQNLDKKASSEGGAAAGSGLDSLHKNSVSQISVLTGGKAKCSQFCTTGMDGGMSIWDVKSLESALKDLKIK; encoded by the exons ATGGCTTACCACAGCTTCCTCGTGGAGCCCATCAGCTGTCACGCCTGGAACAAGGACCGCACCC AGATTGCCATCTGCCCCAACAACCACGAGGTACACATCTATGAGAAGAGCGGGGCCAAGTGGGTCAAGGTGCACGAGCTCAAGGAGCACAATGGACAGGTGACAG gcATCGACTGGGCCCCCGAGAGTAACCGGATTGTGACCTGCGGCACAGACCGCAACGCCTACGTGTGGACGCTGAAGGGCCGCACGTGGAAGCCCACGCTGGTCATCCTGCGGATCAACCGGGCTGCTCGCTGTGTGCGCTGGGCCCCCAACGAGAACAAGTTCGCTGTGGGGAGTGGTTCCCGTGTCATCTCCATCTGCTATTTTGAGCAGGAAAATGACTG GTGGGTGTGCAAGCACATCAAGAAGCCCATCCGCTCCACGGTCCTCAGCCTGGACTGGCACCCCAACAACGTGCTCCTGGCCGCAGGCTCCTGTGACTTCAAGTGCCG GATCTTCTCAGCCTACATCAAGGAGGTAGAGGAGCGTCCAGCACCCACCCCGTGGGGCTCCAAGATGCCATTTGGGGAGCTCATGTTTGAGTCCAGCAGTAGCTGTGGCTGGGTGCATGGCGTCTGCTTTTCAGCCAGTGGCAGCCGCGTGGCCTGGGTCAGCCACGACAGCACTGTGTGCCTGGCCGATGCCGACAAGAAAATGGC cgtGGCAACTCTGGCCTCTGAAACGCTGCCGCTGCTGGCCCTGACCTTCATCACTGAGAACAGTCTGGTGGCAGcg GGCCACGACTGTTTCCCGGTGCTGTTTACCTACGACAGTGCCACGGGGACGCTAAGCTTCGGTGGGCGGCTGGATGTGCCCAAGCAAAGCTCGCAGCGTGGCTTGACGGCCCGCGAGCGCTTCCAGAACCTGGACAAGAAGGCGAGCTCAGAGGGCGGTGCGGCCGCAGGCTCGGGCCTGGACTCGCTGCACAAGAACAGTGTGAG CCAGATCTCGGTGCTCACCGGAGGAAAGGCCAAGTGCTCCCAGTTCTGCACCACGGGCATGGATGGCGGCATGAGCATCTGGGACGTGAAG AGCTTGGAATCAGCCTTGAAGGACCTCAAGATCAAATGA